A genomic stretch from Megachile rotundata isolate GNS110a chromosome 1, iyMegRotu1, whole genome shotgun sequence includes:
- the l(1)G0289 gene encoding plexin domain containing lethal (1) G0289, protein MACEQRWCFNRGCDGANRRWLYILLLAFCVLQHLESSVADNKLNRYYYELGRSGGQSRYDNGPVEFSFVSMEDLVEDAQQYDRRRRDTNEKPLLTTEQPPQEQQQQPQEQSQQPQSQQPVQQPKITRKRPKVMIEMGKASPNVSTAMEPTTEAVATSSASSTPWMVKQEPATTQKPSDAASPTEESVYYTKNMKFAMTETAEVKNLMNVTESSVALSTVEKDDSDSTVGDISISKFSDVTNKTLSQHNITKTEVDTHQYYNSTFIIDEAVGRRYWVDIDNHPELKINNLLSQSHRRAATVKLKFDFPFYGHKVRNITIATGGFLYTGEYVHSWLAATQYIAPLMANFDTRLSNESFVKYADNGTAFTVVWEKVVLQDKPEAGAFTFQVTLHQNGDIVFVYSMIPLMVELIEDTAHPVKVGLSDAYIMDRIVFFVRRKTIYEYHRVNFNRQDIKNWTVIYLNALPTCLEMDNCKDCLTKLKDFECKWCSELNQCSTGTFRSRQDWLLKGCDVRKIKDVNNCPSPTTTYKEHEEDFNHVVHVHSEKTVSSESMNAKPEKPGTSPLERSRDNMNMGVSGIIGILLVIALVVGLAAWAAYAYRNPHSASGQMLIRYRPSQWSWRRGEARYTAATIHM, encoded by the exons ATGGCGTGTGAACAACGGTGGTGCTTTAACCGTGGCTGTGACGGAGCTAACCGACGATGGCTGTACATCCTGTTGCTGGCCTTCTGCGTACTACAGCATCTCGAATCGAGCGTTGCGGACAACAAGCTCA ATCGATATTACTACGAGCTTGGACGATCCGGAGGACAATCGCGCTACGACAATGGACCGGTTGAGTTTTCTTTCGTGTCTATGGAGGATCTGGTGGAAGATGCACAGCAATACGATAGACGTCGTAGGGATACGAACGAGAAGCCTCTTCTTACGACCGAACAGCCGCCGCaagaacaacagcaacaaccGCAAGAACAATCGCAACAGCCACAGTCACAGCAACCGGTGCAACAGCCGAAGATTACGAGGAAACGTCCAAAAGTGATGATAGAAATGGGAAAGGCATCCCCGAACGTTTCGACGGCGATGGAACCGACGACTGAAGCGGTCGCTACATCGTCTGCGTCTTCTACGCCTTGGATGGTTAAACAGGAACCCGCGACGACGCAGAAACCATCGGATGCTGCTTCTCCGACCGAGGAATCG GTTTACTACACTAAGAACATGAAGTTCGCGATGACCGAAACAGCGGAGGTCAAGAATTTGATGAACGTGACGGAATCCTCTGTGGCATTGTCTACGGTCGAGAAGGATGATTCCGATAGCACCGTTGGAGATATATCTATCAGCAAGTTTTCCGATGTGACGAACAAGACGTTGTCTCAACACAACATCACCAAAACCGAAGTGGACACGCATCAGTATTACAACAGCACGTTCATAATCGACGAGGCCGTGGGCAGAAGGTACTGGGTGGACATCGACAATCATCCAGaactgaaaattaataatttgctcAGTCAAAGTCATCGTCGAGCCGCG aCGGTCAAATTGAAATTCGACTTTCCGTTTTACGGCCACAAAGTTCGTAACATTACTATAGCTACTGGTGGCTTCCTGTATACCGGCGAATATGTTCATAGCTGGCTCGCCGCTACTCAATACATAGCTCCATTGATGGCGAATTTTGATACTCGTTTGTCGAACGAGAGCTTTGTAAAATATGCCGACAATG GAACTGCATTTACGGTTGTGTGGGAAAAGGTAGTTTTGCAAGACAAACCGGAAGCCGGTGCCTTTACTTTCCAAGTGACATTGCATCAAAATGGTGACATTGTGTTCGTGTATTCGATGATTCCACTGATGGTTGAATTAATAGAAGATACAGCGCATCCTGTTAAAGTTGGTCTCAGCGATGCTTACATCATGGACAGAATAGTATTCT TCGTTCGCAGAAAAACAATTTATGAATACCATCGCGTGAACTTCAACCGACAGGATATTAAAAATTGGACAGTAATTTATTTGAACGCGTTGCCCACATGCTTAGAAATGGACAACTGCAAAGATTGTCTAacgaaattaaaagattttgaaTGCAAATGGTGTTCAGAACTGAATCAGTGCAGCACTGGAACATTTAGGTCAAGACAGGATTGGCTGTTGAAAGGTTGTGAcgttagaaaaataaaagatgTTAATAATTGTCCATCTCCTACTACGACGTATAAGGAACACGAAGAAGATTTCAATCATGTTGTGCATGTACACTCGGAGAAAACTGTCAGCAGTGAATCTATGAACGCGAAGCCAGAGAAACCTGGAACGAGTCCTCTAGAACGTT CTCGGGACAACATGAACATGGGAGTTTCTGGAATCATTGGAATTCTCCTAGTAATTGCTTTAGTCGTAGGACTAGCAGCTTGGGCTGCATACGCTTATCGTAATCCTCACAGTGCATCTGGACAAATGTTGATCAGG TACCGACCAAGTCAGTGGAGTTGGCGAAGAGGAGAAGCACGCTACACGGCAGCAACGATTCACATGTGA